A DNA window from Solanum lycopersicum chromosome 3, SLM_r2.1 contains the following coding sequences:
- the LOC138347701 gene encoding nuclear transcription factor Y subunit C-4-like gives MENNSEKSTVNATQSVDAYSTTSHLNIEKIEQEYMEMFWTDQEREMEKIDNFKNNLLVSPNRIKNIMKTNKDVRRITSESPVLLAKACEFFIQELTLRSWLNAQENHRRILKKKDVTDVIMRTDNLNFLFDDDVNSNGGNNGHT, from the coding sequence ATGGAAAACAACTCTGAGAAATCCACAGTGAATGCAACTCAATCCGTTGATGCTTACTCAACGACGTCTCATCTTAACATTGAAAAGATTGAGCAAGAATATATGGAGATGTTTTGGACAGACCAGGAGagagaaatggagaaaattgaCAATTTCAAGAACAATCTGCTAGTTTCACCTAACCGTATCAAGAACATCATGAAGACGAACAAGGATGTCCGAAGGATCACTTCTGAATCGCCTGTTTTGCTTGCTAAGGCATGTGAGTTTTTCATTCAAGAACTCACCCTTCGTTCCTGGCTTAACGCTCAAGAAAATCATCGACgtattttgaagaagaaagatgtcACTGATGTGATTATGCGGACTGACAATTTGAAtttcctttttgatgatgatgttaattcTAATGGAGGCAACAATGGACATACATGA
- the LOC101265223 gene encoding nuclear transcription factor Y subunit C-2-like — MENNSEKSAVNAGQSAAYSMLSPPHLENKQEKLEMFWTDKQREMENVIDFTSKLLPSINRIKKIMKTDKDVRMIATESPVLLAKACELFIQELTLRSWFKAEENHRRILKKDDVTDVIMETDTLDFLLDDDADVTDGSAPNVVPYCVAEGTMGVASDVQTNS; from the exons ATGGAAAACAACTCTGAGAAATCAGCCGTGAATGCAGGTCAATCCGCTGCATATTCAATGTTGTCGCCGCCTCACCTTGAGAATAAGCAAGAAAAGCTAGAGATGTTTTGGACAGACAAGCAGAGGGAAATGGAGAATGTTATTGATTTCACGAGCAAACTGCTACCTTCAATTAACCGCATCAAGAAGATCATGAAGACAGACAAGGATGTCAGAATGATTGCTACTGAATCACCTGTTTTGTTGGCTAAAGCATGTGAGTTGTTCATTCAAGAACTCACTCTTCGTTCCTGGTTTAAAGCTGAGGAAAATCATCGTCGTATTTTGAAGAAGGATGACGTCACTGATGTGATTATGGAGACTGACACTTTGGATTTCCTTCTTGATGATGATGCTGATGTTACTGACGGCTCCGCACCAAATGTTGTTCCATATTGTGTTGCTGAAGGCACAATGGGC GTAGCTTCTGATGTTCAGACCAACTCGTGA
- the LOC138347700 gene encoding nuclear transcription factor Y subunit C-1-like, whose translation MENIKDFKDRLLLPPTRIKKIMMKNEDVRMVAGESPVLLAMACELFIQDLTIRSSLHAQENHRRILKRDDLSDVIVQTDYFDFLLDVVHRNGATDPFTSNSVSLYAAGGSNEEDGDIQNPIRVTTFSFKQLELAGSLS comes from the exons ATGGAGAACATTAAAGATTTCAAGGACAGGTTGCTACTTCCACCAACTCGTATCAAGAAGATCATGATGAAGAACGAGGATGTCCGAATGGTCGCGGGTGAATCACCAGTTTTGCTGGCTATGGCATGTGAGTTGTTCATTCAAGACCTCACCATTCGTTCCTCGCTTCACGCTCAGGAAAATCATCGACGTATTCTGAAGAGGGATGACCTTAGTGATGTGATTGTGCAGACTGACtattttgattttcttcttgatgTTGTTCATAGGAATGGTGCAACCGACCCTTTCACATCAAATTCTGTTTCGTTATATGCTGCTGGAGGTAGCAATGAAGAGGATG GTGATATTCAGAATCCAATTCGCG TTACTACATTCAGTTTCAAACAATTGGAATTAGCTGGGAGTTTGTCCTAG